The segment TTTCTCTGCGGCTTAAGACTTTGATTTTTGGAATTAGAGTTGCTTCTAGATATTGAGTGACATCTCCTGTATTGAGCATGTGGTCTGGCTTTGTCACATAGTCTGAGGCTCCCAAAGCGAGTGCGTCTAACGTAATAGATGCTCCTTTGAGAGTCATTGCACTAAACATAATCACAGGGATCTTTGGGTCAAGGTTGCGGATATGACTTAAAGTTTGTAGCCCATTGAGATCAGGCATTTCTATATCGAGAATGATCACGTCGGGCTTAAGCTGTGGCAGTTTTGCAAGAGCAATTCGTCCTGTTGCTGCAACTCCTACGACTTCGATGTGCGGATCGGTCGCTAAGATTTTACTCAAACGGCTTCGCACCATGACCGCATCATCCACAATCAAAACTCGAATTTTTTGCATCATGCTCACAGGATAAAGGGCAGTGCCGATTTGATGTTGACTATAACCTGTTCTCAGATGCTTTCTAAGAGCACAACTGACAGTTGAGTGAGCCTGTATTGTCGCAAATTCTCTTCCCTAGAAATGTTCAACTGCTTAGACCTCGAAACTGCTGAACAATGTTTTGCAGGTTGACTGCCATTCGTGCTAGTTCCGTTGCTGCTTGGGCTGTGTTGTCTGCTCCAGTGGTTGTCATTTGAGCATTGTCTGCCAAAACCCCAATATTTTTCGCAATATCAGAGCTTCCCTGTGCAGCTTCTGTAACATTACGAGCAATTTCATTCGTCGTTGCTGTTTGTTCTTCTACAGAACTCGCGATCGTATTTTGAATATCATTAATTTGATTAATGACTGCGGTAATCTGAGTAATTGCTTCGACTGCACCTTTTGTATCGGTCTGAATCGCTTCAATTCGCTGGCTGATATCTTCTGTTGCATGAGCAGTTTGTTTCGCTAATTCTTTCACTTCGCTGGCAACAACGGCAAATCCTCGACCTGCATCGCCTGCTCGTGCTGCTTCAATTGTGGCATTCAAGGCGAGGAGATTTGTTTGCTGAGCGATCGAGGTAATGACTTTGATCACCTTACCAATTTCAACACTGCTTTGACCGAGTTTCGTAATCGTGGCATTCGTCTGATCCGAGGTTTTTACTGCATCCATCGCGACCTGTGCTCCTGCTGCTGCATTTTTAGCAATTTCGCGAATGCTCAGGTTCATTTCTTCGATCGCGGTCGCAACGGTGGCAGCGTTCTGGCTGACTTGTTCTGCTGAGACAGACGCAGAAGTCGCTTGTTCAGAAGTTTGTCCGGCGTTACTTGTCATTTCTCGGCTCACGGCTGTTAATTCTTCTGATGCGCTTGCAACGGTTGCCGAAATTTCTCCAATTTCACCTAATGAGTCCCGCAGGTTCTGAATCATTTGATTGATATCATCAGTGAGCACCCGAAACTCTCCGACATTTTCTGCTGTAATTTGGTTTGCGAAGTCTCCTTGAGCAACTGCACGCGAAATGTGAGCAATACTGCGAATCTGCTCGTTGACTTGACTCGACATCTGATTGACGCTCTCAATCAGGGCTTGCCAGTCTCCGGATATATCTTTGACGGTTGCAACTGAGTCGAGCTTGCCTTGTGTTCCAATTTCGCGGGTAACACGGGTGACTTCACTTGCGACTAACTGGAGTTGATCTGCTATGGCATTGACCTGTGTTGCCACTTGCAGCACTTCGCCTGCAAGTGGTTGCTCCTCAATTTCTAGCGCAATTCTTGCATTCAGGTTTCCTTGTGCGATCGCGCTGAGGACTCGTTCTACTTCACTCATGCCTTGAGCAAAGTGCTGATGATGGCTGACCCATTGATTAAATTCTTGAGCAATCTCCTCAAGTCCGTTACTTTCATCGAGGCGGACTGAAAGATCGCCTGCATTGACTGCCTGCATTGCTGCGAGCAGTGTTGCTTTCATTGCAACTATCGAATCTTGCTTTTGTGATGAGTTAGAAACCATTGCTCTCTCCTAATCTAGAATCTTTGCAGTATTGAGAACGAGTAAAAAATCTTGCTCAAGTTTGTATGCTCCTTTTAGAAAAGTTCGCATCTGAGGATTCAAATTACTCGGAGGTGGATCAAATGTGCTGCTCGAACAGTGCAGCACATCTCCAATGTCATCCACAACGAAACTGACCGTATCCTCGATCGTATGAACAATGATGTTGTAGATGGTTTCATCGCTTCTGACGCAGGGTGTCGATCTCAGGGCTAAACGACAAGCTAAATCAACGACTGGAATGATTTGCCCACGGAGATTCATCAATCCGCAAATCTCCGGCGGTGCGAGGGGAATTCGGGTGAGTGAGGGTTGACAAATAATTTCTTGAACATCCTCAATTTCAATGCCAAAGTAAGAACCATTGAGATAGAAGGTGCAGATCTGTTGAGTCACTACAGTTTACCTCCAGCTCTCGTCAGAGACGAGGTAGGGATTTGCTAGCTTGACGATCGCATCTAAATCTAACATCTCAGTAATTTGACCTTGCACACTGGCATAGCAGGACGAACCCGGACGAATCGCTGCTCCAGTCACCGTGAGCGATTCTTCTACAATGTCGAGAATCTGATCCACAATCAATCCAATCACCTGATTGTGTTCACGCTCGATGACAACGACCGCAATAGATTCCTCGAATTCATGGCTCGATCGAGGAATTCGGCTCAACACAGCTTGCAGATCAATGAGCGCTACAACGCGATCTCGATACTGCATCAAATATTGTTCTCCGACTTTTTCGATCTTTTGGCTAGCAATCATTTCAAGCCGAGTTGACTGAGTGAGAACAATGCCCATCCGAGTATTGTGATGCCCTAGAACAATCAAGATCAATTGCCGATTTTCCGGGGTTGGTTCAGCAGCAATGATCTGGTTGAATGAGGGCTGAATTCCTGCATATCGTGCCACTCCGACTGCATCCAGAATCAATGCTGCACTGCCATCTCCTAACACTGTCGCACCTGCAAATACTTCTAGCGACTTTATCTGTTTGCTCAGTGGCTTTACGACAATCTCTTGGGTATCTTCGATTTGATCGACAATCAGCCCAAATCGATAGCTCTCTGCGTCAATGACAACAAAGTAAAGCAGATCACTCGAAGACATCGGAAGCTGGAGCACAGTAGCCAGATTGACCAAGGGAAGAATGTGTCCTCGTAGTCGATAAACGGGCGCATCGAATAAGGTTTCAATCTGCTGATCGATGCGATCGCGTCCTTCGATCCGAATCAGTTCTTGGACACTCGACTGAGGAATTGCAAATCGTTCCCCGCCACTTTTCACAAGCAAGGTCGGAATGATCGCTAGAGTAAGCGGAATGTTCAGGCGAAAGGTAGTTCCTTGCCCGACCTGGCTTTCAACTTCAATCGAACCATTGACGGATTCAATGTTCCGCCGCACAACATCCATACCAACGCCACGACCTGAAAGATGAGTCGCTTCATTGAGGGTCGAGAATCCAGGAATAAAAATCAGATCGAGCGCTTCGCGATCGCGCATCGATTCGGCTTGCGCTGCACTAATCAGTCCAAGCTGCTGCGATCGCGCTTTCAGTTGAGCCGGATCAATTCCAGCCCCATCCTCTCGAATTTCTAGGATCACTTTCCCATTTTCTTGCGAAGCTCTCAGCTTTAACGATCCTTGAGCCGATTTCCCGGCTGCAACTCTCACCTCCGGTGGCTCAATCCCATGATCAATACAATTGCGAACGAGATGCATCAGTGGATCTTTAATCGCGGCAATGATATTGCGATCGAGTTCCGTTTCACTGCCTTCGAGTTCGAGTGCAATTTCTTTACCACAGGCGATCTCTAGCTCTCGGACTAATCGAGGTAAATTGCGCCAAAGCGTATTAATTGGCTGCATTCGCGCCCGCATGATACTATCTTGCAGTTCATTGGTAATCAAATCAATCTGTCGGCACGTAGCCATCAAGGCTACATCACTGCTATCCGTAGTCAGCTGTAGCACTCGATTCCGGGCAATAACGAGTTCCCCAACGAGATTCATGACCTGATCCAGCAAGTCAACCTGCACGCGAATCGTTGAATCAAGCGTAGTTAAGCTTGTTGAGTCCGAATCTTCTAGCACTCCTGAACGAGTTGCAGCCTGGTGCTCTGAGCTATAGAGTACTGTCAGCTTGGTGATGAAACGCGAATAGTCTGCGGTTCCTTCGGTTTTAGTCGTTTCAATCGTTTTAAGCAGTTGCCGAATGGTATCGGTTAAGTCAAGTAAAACGGTTGCTACACCAGGTGTCATTTTAAACTCGGCGGTGCGAATTCCTTCTAAAAGCGTTTCTCCAGCATGAGCGATCGCGGCAAGCGTCGGTAAAGGCAAAAAACCACAATTGCCTTTAATTGTATGGAGGGCACGATAGAGCCGATTGAGGCGATCCGGATCAAGCGCATGCCGTTCTAAGTCCAAAACATCTTGCTCAAACTGGTTCAAAATCTCGTAACTCTCAACCAGAAAAGCTGCTAAATCCTCTGCATCGATTTCATGTAGAGACTCCATATTTTCAAGCGTACTCCAGCTTTATCCTTCAACATCCTAAGCAGCATCCTTATCTGTCAGGATCTATCTTAAGATAGATGTTTAAGCAGTAGACAACGCTGAACACTAATGATATTTTCATTTGAAAGCATCGCCATGGAATGCCCAAACTGTGGTTCGCATCAGTTACAGCGCAATGGATACCGCAGTCAGATCCAGTGCTACAAATGCAAGGACTGTGGACGGCAATTTCTTGAGACTTACAAGCAGATGCGATACTCAGAGGAGGTGAAGCACTTTTGCATTCGGATGTATTTTCAGGGCATGAGTGCTCGTAGCATTGAACAAGTTACGAACATTCACCACACAACGATTTTGTCATGGCTGCGTGAAACAGATGTTGACGTCTTAGAGCTGCTCTGTGCAGAGCAGCATTCTATAGAAAAATTAGAATTGTAAATATTTGCTGAATTATCTCCTTCCAAGAGGCATAAGTAGACTGTGGATACATCGAATTTGGTATCAGTGTTAATTGTGGATGATGCAGCCTTTTCGCGCCGAATGCTGCGGAAATACGTCGAGGCAGAAGGTTGCACGGTTCTAGAAGCAACTAATGGGCAAGAAGCACTAGAGATGGTGAGTCAGCATCAACCGGACTGTATTTTCGTCGATTTACTGATGCCCAACATTGATGGGTTTCAATTTTTACAGAAGCTTCGGGAAGAGGGCTGTGCGATTCCGGTCGCGATCGTCAGTGCAGACATTCAAGATTCTTCTCGGCAGCGTGGACTCGAACTTGGAGCCGCAGCATTTCTGAATAAACCCGCAAAAGAAGCTGAAGTTCGCCAGACGGTTCAACAACTTTTGCAGTGCTGAGGAGCAATGAATGACTTTAATCACTGAGAAGCAGTTAGATGCTTTGCAAGAATTCATTAATATTGGCATCGGGCGGGCGGCTGGAATGCTCAATGAAATGCTGGATACTCCGATTCAGCTCTGTGTTCCGATGCTCCAGATGTTTGAGGGTGCAGCTCTTAAGCAAAAGCTCGCCCAACGACTCGATCCGCATCACTTTTCTGCAGTGAGATTAGGCTTTAGTGGGAGCTTTAGTGGGAGTGCCGAACTGCTCTTTCCGACCGAAAGTGCTTCAGCCCTAGTCGCACTCCTGACTGGCGAAGACCGAGATTCTCCAGACCTCGATGGTGTCAAGATTGGCACTCTGACCGAAGTAGGCAATATCGTCATCAATGGCATTCTCGGATCGATTAGTAACTTACTCAGTGAGCATATGAGCTATGCTCTCCCGTCTTACCATGAAGACACGATGGAGCACTTGTTACTGTCGAACCATCTCTTCAAAGTTGATACCATTTTTTTGCTTGCACAGGCTCGATTTGAGATTAAACAGCTTGAAATTGTGGGTGAGATTATTTTAATTTTTGAGATGACTTCTTTTAGTGAGCTACTAGCGTGTATCGATCGAGAACTTGCGCTAATCTCGCAATCTTCAGAAAAAGGAGCCGTTTGATCTCATGTCCTACCTCGACGATCGCTTTAG is part of the Leptolyngbya boryana PCC 6306 genome and harbors:
- a CDS encoding methyl-accepting chemotaxis protein — translated: MVSNSSQKQDSIVAMKATLLAAMQAVNAGDLSVRLDESNGLEEIAQEFNQWVSHHQHFAQGMSEVERVLSAIAQGNLNARIALEIEEQPLAGEVLQVATQVNAIADQLQLVASEVTRVTREIGTQGKLDSVATVKDISGDWQALIESVNQMSSQVNEQIRSIAHISRAVAQGDFANQITAENVGEFRVLTDDINQMIQNLRDSLGEIGEISATVASASEELTAVSREMTSNAGQTSEQATSASVSAEQVSQNAATVATAIEEMNLSIREIAKNAAAGAQVAMDAVKTSDQTNATITKLGQSSVEIGKVIKVITSIAQQTNLLALNATIEAARAGDAGRGFAVVASEVKELAKQTAHATEDISQRIEAIQTDTKGAVEAITQITAVINQINDIQNTIASSVEEQTATTNEIARNVTEAAQGSSDIAKNIGVLADNAQMTTTGADNTAQAATELARMAVNLQNIVQQFRGLSS
- a CDS encoding chemotaxis protein CheW, giving the protein MTQQICTFYLNGSYFGIEIEDVQEIICQPSLTRIPLAPPEICGLMNLRGQIIPVVDLACRLALRSTPCVRSDETIYNIIVHTIEDTVSFVVDDIGDVLHCSSSTFDPPPSNLNPQMRTFLKGAYKLEQDFLLVLNTAKILD
- a CDS encoding chemotaxis protein CheA translates to MESLHEIDAEDLAAFLVESYEILNQFEQDVLDLERHALDPDRLNRLYRALHTIKGNCGFLPLPTLAAIAHAGETLLEGIRTAEFKMTPGVATVLLDLTDTIRQLLKTIETTKTEGTADYSRFITKLTVLYSSEHQAATRSGVLEDSDSTSLTTLDSTIRVQVDLLDQVMNLVGELVIARNRVLQLTTDSSDVALMATCRQIDLITNELQDSIMRARMQPINTLWRNLPRLVRELEIACGKEIALELEGSETELDRNIIAAIKDPLMHLVRNCIDHGIEPPEVRVAAGKSAQGSLKLRASQENGKVILEIREDGAGIDPAQLKARSQQLGLISAAQAESMRDREALDLIFIPGFSTLNEATHLSGRGVGMDVVRRNIESVNGSIEVESQVGQGTTFRLNIPLTLAIIPTLLVKSGGERFAIPQSSVQELIRIEGRDRIDQQIETLFDAPVYRLRGHILPLVNLATVLQLPMSSSDLLYFVVIDAESYRFGLIVDQIEDTQEIVVKPLSKQIKSLEVFAGATVLGDGSAALILDAVGVARYAGIQPSFNQIIAAEPTPENRQLILIVLGHHNTRMGIVLTQSTRLEMIASQKIEKVGEQYLMQYRDRVVALIDLQAVLSRIPRSSHEFEESIAVVVIEREHNQVIGLIVDQILDIVEESLTVTGAAIRPGSSCYASVQGQITEMLDLDAIVKLANPYLVSDESWR
- a CDS encoding transposase — protein: MECPNCGSHQLQRNGYRSQIQCYKCKDCGRQFLETYKQMRYSEEVKHFCIRMYFQGMSARSIEQVTNIHHTTILSWLRETDVDVLELLCAEQHSIEKLEL
- a CDS encoding response regulator, translated to MDTSNLVSVLIVDDAAFSRRMLRKYVEAEGCTVLEATNGQEALEMVSQHQPDCIFVDLLMPNIDGFQFLQKLREEGCAIPVAIVSADIQDSSRQRGLELGAAAFLNKPAKEAEVRQTVQQLLQC